A genome region from Sulfurovum sp. TSL6 includes the following:
- a CDS encoding Fur family transcriptional regulator produces the protein MKIEELIKDKNIKLTTARVKLLEILKEADRPLCYEEIKNDISMDKATFYRNISKFEEEDILNAFESNDKKRYFEVKLNPHAHFVCVKCNSVECIKNIDITLPHYEINNVIINGTCPSCLTSV, from the coding sequence ATGAAAATAGAAGAACTTATCAAAGATAAAAATATCAAGCTTACCACTGCAAGAGTAAAGCTTTTAGAGATCTTAAAAGAAGCGGACAGACCTTTATGTTATGAAGAGATCAAAAATGATATCTCTATGGATAAAGCGACTTTTTATAGAAATATTTCCAAATTTGAGGAAGAGGATATATTGAATGCTTTTGAGTCCAATGATAAAAAAAGATACTTTGAGGTCAAATTAAATCCGCATGCACATTTTGTTTGTGTAAAGTGTAATAGTGTAGAGTGCATTAAAAATATTGATATCACATTGCCACATTATGAAATTAATAATGTGATTATCAACGGTACATGTCCGTCATGTTTAACATCAGTGTAA